The genome window GGATATAGGTTACGATGTTTGAATTGCTACACCAATTCTTTGTGTAAGTGCTGCTGTGAAAGTCAACTGGACGGAAAGCCAACAGCCGTCGGGAAACGTGGGACAAAAAGGTGCTTAGAAATCAAACAGCCAAATGACACAAGTAAACTCGTTATCAATAGATAGCATTgtgacccctccctccccccccgccAAGTCAATAAAGACTGGGCTGGGACGGTGGCTCAGAGGGAAGGATGGCTCAGAGGACAACGTGCTTGAGTGTGAGgagctgagtttggatctccTGAGCTGTGGAGTGGGTGTGGCAGCTCCTCTGTATGTAATTCCAACATCTGTAGGCTGAGACAGGgatccctggagcaagctggccTGACTAGCTCTGTCAGCGAGCTCCGGGTTCAGTTAAGAGGCCTTGCCTCAGCGAGTAAGGTGGAGATTGATGGAGGAAGACTCTTGCTGTCAGCCCCGGGCCTCCATGTGTGAATGCACACCAGCTCAcatatgcgtgcacacacatacacacatgcataccacacaaatacacacaaaaaaagagatggagattggcagaattttctttaaaaaaatgattcaaCTATGCACTGTCTGTCAGAGACTCACcttatctgtctgcctgtctatcaCAGCCATTCTCAACCTGTAGTCATGACCTCTTTGGTGAACCTCTCTCTCTAAaagtatttatattatgattcacagcagtagcaaaatgacaATTATGAAGCATCAactaaaacaattttatggttggagtcaccacaacaagaggaactgtattaaaattGACCTAtagtctatgtatgtatgtatgtatgtatgtatgtatgtatgtatctatctatctatctatctatctatctatctatctatctatctatcaaatCCTAGGCCTTACACATTCTAGATACATCTTTACTACTAAGGCACACCACCCTAGCCAAAAATTCTCTTCAGATACAGAGCCATAAATGGGTTAAAAGTgaatgggctgaaaaagaaagaatgcaGAACACTGTAGGCAGAAGGAAGCCAGATGACTGCTTTGTCAGGCAGAAACAAATCAGAAGAATTGACTATAAAGAAGGTGTCCCTAAAGGTACAATACAGTAAGAGGATGTATCAGTGACAAATATTTGCATACCTGTAACATGCCGTCAGAACAGATGTGAACAAATGGGAATTCCGCCAAATAAAACAAGCCAGGCAGAAAGAGGCTGAGCTGGGAATGTGGCTAGAGTGGCTGGAGCTCatacctagcatgcacaaagccatgAGTTTCATGACAGTTCTACAGAAAATGGCCATGGTGGTGTcttcctgtaatcctaacactagagaggcagaggcaggaggattagacaTTCAAAAGTTCCCTCAGCTACATAACGAGTTCCAGGTTGGTGTCGTCTACCTGAAACCCTTGAGAGGTCCCTGGAGGATTCAGATTCATAGAGAAAGAAAGTGGGATGGTGGGtcccaaggtctgtaaaggatgATGAGGTTTCAGCATTTGACAGTGACAATTTCCATCTGGGGAGATGGAAAACTTTCTGTGGATGAATagatggtggtggtggctcaACATTAAAGCGCTTACTGTCACTCAACAGTTTAAAATAGTTACAACGGTGAGgtagatgcatgtgtgtgttttactaccataataaaatattattaaaaacaaaatcattatgctgggtgtggcagtgcacTCCTGTGCTACCAGCTctttggaggcagagataggaagaccaatagttcaaggccagcctgggttacaagaGACCAAAACAAGAACACTTCCAGAAAACAGATGGACCTTGTCCTAGTCCCACATCCTATAGAAGATTGCATCAGATCACAGTGACTTTGGTCTCAGAGACCATGGGTCCAGTAGGGATGGGCCTGGGTCTGACTGTGGGGTGTGGGTACAAATGTTGACCATTTTAGTCCACTCACATCCCTACCCTGCTCAATGCAGTTGATACTTGGGGACATCCAAGGCTGGCATGAGGCCTCCAGCAGTGGGGCTGGGAGCTGAAAGGGCTCTGTCGTCCATTCTGTGGCAGAACTTAACTCTTTTTGAGGAGCCCCTGCATTTGCCATTTGATGATAAGCATAAGGCAGGATCTCAGAGCTGGGCCCACTTCTCATTGGTCCGCTTAGTCAAGGGGATGTCCGATGGTTTAGCTACTCGTGGCAGCTAAGACCACAAATCTAACAGCCTGAGATAATGCTAGGTACCTATTCCTTACACTTCTGAGGCCAGGTGCGTGGTCCTCTGGGAGAAAGTTGCCACCTCAGCAGAGGTGCGCGCTCCTGTTTCTGGAGGGCTTTCCTGATGTATTCTAGAAGCTTTCCTGATGTATTCTCCTTCTTGTTTCTGTCCTCAGCCCACATGCTCCATCTTTGAACCCTCcagcttcgtgtgtgtgtgtgtgtgtgtgtgtgtgtgtgttcatgtggtaCTCACATGTGTGGACAtaaacatgtgtgtgcatatttatggATGCTAGGGATCAAGGTCAGCTGTGGGTTCTGTACACATTCTGTCtatgtttctgtgtctctgtgtctgtctgtctgtctgtctgtttctctctttgaggcagggtctcttactggcctggagATTACCAAGTATGCTAGACTAACTCTGTCACTGCCCCCACAAGCCTCAATGATCCTTCTATCTCTACTTCTCTAATGCTGGGATGATAAGCACATACCTCCAAGCTCAGCTTTTCAGATGGCTTCTGCGGCTCAAACGCGCACGTGTCATGCTTGCAAACCAAAAACTCTGCTGACTAAGCCATCTACCcagccctctgcctccctcctatGAAGGTTCCATAATAACATTTTAGGGCTCCTGGTGTCATCTTCCCATGCCTCaatctttattttattcctttctaGTGAATCACCTTTGAGTGAGTGCACCCACACTTCCTACCTAAGCCTAGTCCGTGGACAGCTCCGAGTGCTCCCTGAGGACTTCCTACTCTTCTGTGCAGGTTGTCTAGAGAACCAAGACAACAAACAGGCCTTCTAGTCTGGCAGCTGTGACTGGTCAAGGTGTTGTCCAAGTCTCTTATCAGGAATGTGCCTCACTGGACTGACTCCTTAGTCCCGAGAAGGTAATGACAGCAGCAGAGTGGCTGAGGTCACACAGCCTTCAATCTTAGGCTGTTTCTCTGAGGACTGCTATGAGGTCATGCACTTCCCTGGGAACACGAGCATGTGTATAAGGCTCTCGGGAGacggatggagagatggttcaagaGGCTGCGCTGTCTGGCTGATGGTGAAGGTCTGGGTGGGATGTGGCTCTGCTGCTTGGGTTTCCTATGAGCCCTGCACCTGCCTACACATTGGCAGGCTGGGATGGGTATGTTCTCTAGCCTGCCTGAATATTGCTGGGTCCCTAGGAGGGTGACGGCTGTTGCTGTGCATAAGGGAGGTAGACACGCGCCTGTGGCACAGAGGGGTACTTTCCTTTTCTTGGAGCCTCAAGTCTGTCAAGGAAAAAGCCTCAGCAATGGGCAGATGCAGCCACCACGGGGAGAAAGCCCTGATCTTAGTGAGACCTGGCTGGTCCCTTCTCCCTTTGGgctcccccccccaccttttttgCCATCAAATAGGGACTAAACATACATATGGAATACtagaaattggaaagaaagaacaattgCTACACTTGGCATTCTTGAATATCCTCACAGAGCCAGTGATCAGCCAGGAAAACACTAACCCCCTTCCAGCTGCCTGTCTCTCAGAATACCCAGCCTGCTGCTTCCAATGTCCCCAGCCCACCGATGCCAGCATCTCCACTTCATTGATCCCCAATGTCTCCATCTCACTAATGCTCAGCATTCCCAGACCTCTGGCCCCCAGGATCCCCACTCCACTGGCACCCAGCACCCCAGTCCAATGATACCCGACATCCTCAGCCCATTGACATCCAGCATCCTCATCCCACTGTTATACATGgtgttccctctcttttcctcttatgGACTAACATCATTATAGATTCTTTTCCCATCCCCTGGCAGGCCAGGGAAGGTGACCTCACCAGACTtactggaggagctgagagatcTAAAGGGGACCTGAGAACACGAGGGGAGAAAATGCCATCTACACATCAAGGGGTTGAGCTTTTGAGTGGATGTCTCTTGTGGGCACTGTGATCTGCAGCGTGAGAGGACACTCTTCTGGTGTTTCAGTCTTGCCTGGAACATTTGTTAAGATGGGCAAGGAAGAGACAATGGTTCCTGGATGATGGTCTGGCAGAAATAAGAGCAGATTTCTAGGGTCGGGGTTGGGGATTTtgcagggagaaggagaaaggggggaTGGGTATTGGGCAGAGGGTTTAGAGAGCCGGACAAGGCAGTCTTGGAGGTATACACACCCAGACATGACACATGTAGGTAGTCAGGGGTGAGAGAGGGACCAAAGCTCCACCCACTGAGCAAGAGACTATAAAGACTGTGTCCCCAGTACTAGCTGGACACAGACACAAGCTCTGCTTGTCCTCATTGCCCAAGATGAGGATTCACCTGCTTTGGTTGCTGCCTCTGATTCTGCTGGGGTCCTCAGGTGAGCCAGGAAGTGGGTACCCCTGTCTTAGGTCACTGGAGCCCATGAGGACTCTGACTGGCACCCAGAGGGGTAGGATGACCTGGATGGACCTGCCCTCCAGATGATGTGGTCCTGATGTTCAGAGGAGGTGCTGGCTCAGGGAACAGGACTTGTTGGAGGCTCCACATCCAGGTTTGCCTGAGCTGAGAGTGGGACCATAGTccagctatggagtcatttccttgatACCTTCAGTCACCTTAAAATTCTTTTATGAtatcttctgtctctgtctctgtccctctgtctctgtccctctgtctctgtctctctatctgtctccaACTTGTTGGAACTTATTCTCTTCTGCTGTGCGGGTTTtggagattaaactcaggtcatgagACTTGGCACCAAGTgcctctgaaccatctcactggtgCTCcgcctccctccccgccccttcACCTTTTCTATCAAGCCTAGACGTTCTGTTCTGCTGGACTTGACGTCTTTTCTGCAAAGTCTTGTGGAATTAGCATCACTTATCTGGCGACATTTGCCCTGCTGGTTACTCAGAGCCTTGATTTCCTGTTCCAGAGCCAGGGCCCTATGCTCTGGCTCTTCAGCGCCGCTGCTGAGAGGGTGCTCATGTGGGAGGTGGGAAAACAGGACGAGTTGTTTGGTGGTCTGGTGTCTGGTGTGGCGTCCCTGATCCCAGCTGTGTCTCTCCAGCTCAGGCGCTGCGGTGTCACCAGTGCAGTGGCGTAGGGAACTGCTACAACCCCACGTCCTGCAAGAACACGAGCCGCTATTGCTTGACCAGCTGGTACAGTGAGTGTCTCGGTCGTAGGTGGGTGGGATGGGGGGGGGTCAGGACCTGCATCTAGCACCTGGGGATGCCAGCATAAGGCGAAGCTCGCTGGTAGAATCGGGGGAGCTGGGAAGATATGGCCCCGAGAGTCCCCTGCAATTTGTGTTTTGGGAGAGTGTTTTGGGAGCTCTGTCCTCCCTTCAAAAGGGAACCAACACGGCTGCCTTACAAAGAGCGGGTGGGATATTCCATGTGAGCCACTGTATGAAACGTGCGATTGTATAAAACGTGCAGTTTTAACTGTTGTCAAGAGTGCTGGACGCTCAAAAAggaaaggtggggggggggaggaaaataGAGGAGTGGGTAGCCCTAGTCATATACCTGAGCCATGACCCCGGGTCCTACACTGAGACCCGACTGTGGTCACACTCTGAGCCTTGATTTTCATCACACAGAGCCCTGACCTTGGGTTACAAACTAAGCCTTACTCTTGACCACATACTGAGCCCTGAACCTGACCACATTCTGACCGCATCCTGGtcacaacctgagtttgatcctacTGACGTCTTGCTGTCTGTCCCTTTTGAACTAGAGGTTGTAGGTGGCCTGGCTTTGCTGATGGGGCCTGGAGTTGGTCTTTTAGGCCTCAGTAAAtgtccttctgccttctctttccagCAACCTCAGGCCACCAAATGGACGTGACAAAAACATGCGCATATACCTGCCCTGACATCCATCAGAGCCAGATCAAGGCCTCCTGCTGCAACACGGACCTCTGCAACAGTACTGGGAGACTCCATGCCAGCTGGGGGCTGCTGGCCCTCAGCATCTGGTTCATCTATCTCAGCAAATAGGTGCGGAGCTCCCACTCAGGCCCGCAAGCTGCAGAGCTGGGAGTTTGGGGCCAGGTGCCATCATGTGACGGGAGTGTGTCAGAGCTTCCTTAACTCCAATCAGAAGGATTCGAAGAGAGAAGGCTCATGGACGTGGGGCCTTAGTCTGATGGAGATCCTTGCCACTGTTCAGGGTGCTGCATTCAGAGCTCTGTCTGCAGGCTGGCCATCCGCTGCCCTCCAACTGCTGGTGCAAGGAAGCCTTGAGCCAGTTACTGAGGCCTGAGGTAGGCCCCTCAGCAGGCCCGAGGAGCTATTTTGGGGGCTTCTTTGTTTCACACACCCCATGGCTTCCTCTCTCTAACTACCTCAGAGGACCTGAGCCTGCACATCACTGCTTTAAAAGAGCTGACCCCGGCACAATACTGAAATGCGCTGCTTTAACTGAGTTCAAAGCTCCGTGGCAAGCGGAAACCCTATGGAGAGGTCTCCAGCCTGGCTGTCGGGGAAGGGCGGATGGTGGGACAGATTTGCTTGAACAAGGTGTGGGTCAGCCCTGGCATCCGCAGGGCTGGCGCATGGAATGCCAGTGGTGTAGCTTATAGCCCCAGCATACCTTGCTGGGATGGACTCTGAGGATTCTATCTCGAGGTGACACCAGTCTTATCAGGACTTCAGGAGTCCCCGTGAACTCCGGTCTGTCCTGGAGCAAAGAGAATCTAGAACTACGAGGGCAAGGAGCAGGCTTGGTCCAGCTGTGAGTGAAGCCTGAAGcattttctcccttctctacctGTGGTCCGGTGCCAGGACCCCACTAGACAGCACTAGGGCTGCATCCTTTCAGTGGGCGTCTGCCTCTCTCCTCATATCTGAAAGCCTGGGCAACACCATGCCCCGATGAAGAGAATGAATGGGGGAATTAAAGTCTGGGCTGGCAGCAGTTTTGGTGGGTGACCCCACTGGCTGGATTCTCCCTAACTTCCCAGATCCATGTTTAGAGCAGAGAGTGAGTTCAGGCTTGTCATTCGCTTCACAGCCTCGTTCCATCCCAGGGACTTTCTGTGGTGTTTTCCATAGAGTGTGCCTAATCTAGACCTGATGGCAAGCTGCCCATGTGGTTCTGCTACCTCCTTATTGCAcaagggtgtgctgtgaggtacTGGATCAGTGCGCTGGGGACCGAGGGAGGGCTGAATTCAGGTGACCTCTCACTTGTCACCTTATCAGGTACCAAAGAGTGATGACACTAGTTGAAGGAGGCAGATGGGCTGCTCCTGGACATATGGCCAGTAAGGAAGAGCAGAGCTGGTGGATGAGCTCAGAATCTTACTTGGTGCAGGTCTCAAGGGTCCTAGAAAACAGCAGTCCTCTGCTGAAGAGTAGGGCTTGGAGCTAAAATCTGGTAGGCTATaggttcttttcctttctttctttctttctttctttctttctttctttctttctttctttctttctttctttctttctttctttccctccctccctccctccctccctccctccctccctcccttcctttcttccttccttccttctccagagtgctgagattacaggcgtgtgcaccACGGTGCCCTGCTGGCTACAGCTTCTTGATGAGATCACAGGGAAGAGGAAAATCGTCAGGTGAGAGCAGGGCATACAAGATAGTGTGTGTGAGATAGCTTCACAAGAGGCTTTTTGCTCCCGAAACAGAGATTTCCATGAATGCCCTGTCCGGTTTCCAAGCTCCCCAGGTTGGTGGGCTGCTTGTGCAAAGTATCCTACTGTTGGGGCCTCATCAGTCATGCTTTTTCCAGAGCGCAGGCATTTGCTGGCTTTCTTGGCAAAGTGTGCACATGCTGCGGGCCCACGGCCACTGAGCTGCCCACACAAAAGGTCGATGCCACAGAGGTCTGGAGACTGGGTCAGGGGGCTGGGTATTCCACAGGCTCCAGGGGCCTTGCGCACAATTTACTTCATTACAGTGCCCATGCTTCAAGCATTCACCAAAGGATGGTTTTCCTTCTGCTTCTCACATCCCATTACCCACTGGTAGGACAGATCCGGCTTGAGGGAGGCCACCTCATGCTGACATTTACTCCCATGTCTTCAGGCACAGACCTTAATTTCTCTGGGCTTCTACTTGCTTAACAATAAAATGAGAATACAAGGCTTTGGGTCAAAAACATAGAAACAACAAATTAAGGCTCAAGGATAAATGGTTCAGAGAGTAGTGGGCTCGCTAGGCATTGTGGGTATCGCTGGTGTCCATCCTCAGTGCTGTGTCAACCGAACATTGTGGTGCCCACCTGTAACCCTGGAACTGGAAGCAGGAGGGCCAGAAGGTCAAGGACATCATTGTCTTCAAAGCAAATCTGAAGCCACACGAGGCCAAGCCAGTGAgactgtctctaaataaataaataaacaaacaaaccaacaaagctaTACTACCATATAGTCTCAATTTGTGTCCCATTCCCATACCCATGCAGTCATCTGTTATTCGTTGCTGCCATACTGGTAAGATCTCTGCAGCGCTGCTTTGCAGAGATGAGGAGGGCTAGAGTGGTTGAATGACAGGGCCGGGCTGTGTGGCCACTCGCACAACTGGAGCTGAGCATCTCTTAGGCAGTGTGCACCCTGAGGGCCTCTGATAAGTGCTCACTGACCCCCACTCCCCCCGAGTGTTCGTGGTGTGTGGAGCTATGGGTTAGAGGGGTAACTGTCTGTCTGGTGATGCTAATCAGATGCTGAAGGTTAAAGGGGTTTCTCAGGGCCGGTGCCGATCCCTGATTGTCCTAGAAAAGGACGGGCTGCTGAAGTCACTGGAGTGAATTGCCGTCAGTCAGTGCTTAGCTTCTGTCCCGAGTGTTCCTCCCTTGTCAACCAGTATCTCTGTGAGTCAGTGTAATTGATTTCTCAGTTCTCTTGAATTTCCTGTTCCTTATCTTATCtatgataatttttttcttttctcttcttttctttttttaaagcagcTTCTGAGGGTTCTTGGGATGAAGGTCTTCTGATTACCAAACTGATTTCATcttttgtttgaaatgtttcattCCATCCTCTTGAATAGATGCTGAGCTGGACTTCAATTGCCATGTTGATGGCCATGCCCTTTGCACGTTTCTTGTATTATGCCACCAGCTGCGGACATTTAATGGTTCTGTTAAGGCACATTTTAggtcatttgtgttttcttcctatggacattttttgtttggttttggtttttagttctttgagacagggtttctttgtgtagccttgactatcctggacttgctttgtagaccaggctggccttgaacacacagagatctgcctgcctctgtctctctgagtgccACATCTGGCTTTCCTATGAACTCTTAATGTATTTGGTTCATTACTGGCCTTCTGTGCAGACACTGTAAGAGTGTTGGATCTTATACACATTTGTTCCTGGATTTTGGCAAGATTGACTAAACCACAGCCCGCTTTATACCGACACATTGGATTGCTCATGTCAGTTACTAAATATAGAACCAAAGTGAAGAACAGaatggtgtgtgggtgtgttcatACTATCACAAAGTCAAGACATTGTAGGCCCAAATGTCATGAGTCAGGAGCATGTGGGCATTTTGTCTGTAGggtgtatttgaaaaaaaaaaaaaaaaaaaaaaagataagcagGACAGGCCTCCACACCCCTGTATCACCCTGTTCGCTGCCCTCTGAGCAACAGTCCCATTGAGTATTTCCACACAGAGTCACCCTTCCTGATGTCTGGCTCATAGAATGGGTGGTGCAGAGGTTCAACAGGTCTTACCACAAACAGCTGCATTGTGCCTCTATCTGACCCTGTCAAAAAACCTAGGCTCGTCATGCAAGCACACCTTTCTTAGGTTGACAGTGTGTGGTCACCCTGAAAACGAAGACTCCCCCTGTCACTGGCACACCACTCAGTGCCAGCATAGCACAGTCTCAGCAAATAAATATGTGTTGGCTGGCTACTTTAGGTTTTTATAGGCAATGACACTGCTGATGAATAGTCTACAGAGAACAAAAGACCGGCCAGCACACATTCCTAAAATGTGGTCAGATCCGTGCAAGGAAAGCTTAGAGGGTGCTTAGAGCAAGAAGGCTTCACTCCGGCACTGAGGCAAATGCTGCCGTTCAGCATCTGCCTCTCCACTGCAGCCACGGGGTTTCTTCCATGGATACCACAGCAAACGCCTTTAGGGTCTTTGTGAGGCAGAGACTCTGAAAGTGCTGACAATCTTTTCCACATCTAGCAACTTCAAATACTCAAAATCATGTCAAAGGACATCTCTTTTCGGAAAGCACGCAGCATCTTCTGGAGCCTATGAGGAGGAGGGACCTGGGCAAGGGGTCGGgcagcacagaaaccagtttAGCAAGCCCTGGGTGTGGGCACAGTTCCAATCCGTGTCCTGTGGCCTGATAGGTGAGGTGAAAGGTAAGAGCTTCATATCTAAGTCAGATTATAATTTGGAATGGAAACCCCACAGGGGaccttgccccctcccccccagactGTGAATTCTGGAGAAGCTGCAGCGCAGCTGTACCTATCCACCGACAGGGGCAGAAGGAAGTTTCCTCTTTCTTAAATATGCAATAAGAGTTTAGCAGGAGACACTTAGAGGAGGGCAACCTATGTGTGAGCCCTTCCTGCTTTACTGTTCTGAAACTGCCCATGAATGAAGTGAAACAAATCTGTTAAAACCAAACCTTTTTCCATGTAACTAGGCATTTGAAAAATCCAACTCAAGGCATCAGGAGACACCAAGAATGGTTAAGACCCTGCACACGGATGCACACTGATTtgtagagacaggaggagggacCTGCGAAGATTGACAACctgcgttttgtttttgttttgttttgttttttaatagaagATGCAGAAGGTTTCTTATTACTTCTTCTAAGCCCTTCAGGTCAGAATAAAACCTTGCCATTATCTTGGGTACCCTATTTGGAAGTAGCACACTGTAGTCTCTTGTATAGGCTCTA of Meriones unguiculatus strain TT.TT164.6M chromosome 8, Bangor_MerUng_6.1, whole genome shotgun sequence contains these proteins:
- the LOC110562646 gene encoding muscarinic toxin-like protein 3, with amino-acid sequence MRIHLLWLLPLILLGSSAQALRCHQCSGVGNCYNPTSCKNTSRYCLTSWYTTSGHQMDVTKTCAYTCPDIHQSQIKASCCNTDLCNSTGRLHASWGLLALSIWFIYLSK